The Flavobacteriales bacterium genome contains a region encoding:
- a CDS encoding YbjN domain-containing protein — MKTHFEKIKNYLIELEHNITFENADDEVFVINQPEFGLQNLVIGCANPILILEQFLFEIDASNIEALKFLLEKNRTIIHGAFTLDETGTKVIFRDTLQLENLDLNELEGSINSLSLLLSEHASDLINFSHQ; from the coding sequence ATGAAGACACATTTCGAAAAGATAAAAAACTACTTAATAGAGTTGGAGCATAACATTACCTTTGAAAATGCAGATGACGAAGTTTTTGTAATCAATCAACCAGAGTTTGGATTGCAAAATTTAGTGATTGGATGTGCCAACCCCATATTGATTTTAGAACAATTTTTATTTGAAATAGATGCTTCAAATATCGAGGCATTGAAGTTTTTATTAGAAAAAAATAGAACAATTATTCATGGAGCGTTTACATTAGATGAAACAGGAACCAAAGTTATTTTTAGAGATACCTTGCAATTGGAGAATTTAGATCTTAACGAACTTGAAGGAAGTATAAATTCTTTGAGTCTGTTATTGTCAGAGCACGCTTCTGATTTGATTAATTTCTCACATCAATAA